In the genome of Marinilactibacillus sp. Marseille-P9653, one region contains:
- the glmU gene encoding bifunctional UDP-N-acetylglucosamine diphosphorylase/glucosamine-1-phosphate N-acetyltransferase GlmU produces MSNRYAVILAAGQGTRMKSKLYKVMHPVMGKPMVGHVVDQAQIVGMDQIVTVSGVGAETVQDYLGDKSAYVLQEEQLGTAHAVKQASSVLKDKEGTTLVICGDTPLLTAETLEGLIEFHEKEQAKATVLTAYAENPFGYGRVIRTEEEGVTKIVEQKDATDEEAKVKEINTGTYCFDNKALFEALELVKNENVQGEYYLPDVIEILKKQNELVEAYQLANMDEALGVNDRVALAQANKVMKERINEKHMRNGVSIIDPSNTYIESDVQIGQDTTVEPGVYLKGETTIGEEAFIGAHSVIVDSTVGDRVKVTSSMLEESIMGNDSDIGPNSHLRPQTVLEESVHIGNFVEIKKATVGKNTKIGHLTYVGDAELGENINVGCGTIFVNYDGKNKHKVIVGDNSFIGCNANLIAPVTVEKNAYIAAGSTITDTVPENSLAIARARQTIKESYFTKMKQKD; encoded by the coding sequence GTGAGTAATCGTTATGCAGTTATATTAGCCGCTGGACAAGGCACGCGTATGAAATCAAAATTATATAAAGTGATGCACCCGGTAATGGGTAAACCAATGGTAGGACACGTTGTAGATCAAGCGCAAATCGTTGGAATGGACCAAATCGTTACTGTTTCTGGTGTAGGAGCTGAAACCGTTCAAGATTATCTGGGAGACAAAAGTGCCTATGTGCTTCAGGAAGAACAATTGGGAACGGCTCATGCAGTGAAACAAGCTTCTTCTGTTTTAAAAGATAAAGAAGGTACGACACTCGTTATCTGTGGAGATACGCCACTTCTAACAGCTGAAACGCTGGAAGGACTGATTGAATTTCACGAAAAAGAACAGGCAAAAGCAACTGTGTTGACTGCATATGCAGAAAATCCTTTTGGATACGGACGTGTCATTCGTACTGAAGAAGAAGGCGTTACGAAAATCGTAGAACAAAAAGATGCCACAGATGAAGAAGCAAAAGTAAAAGAAATCAATACAGGAACATATTGTTTCGATAACAAAGCGCTCTTTGAAGCGTTAGAATTGGTCAAAAATGAAAATGTACAGGGAGAATATTACCTTCCAGATGTTATTGAAATTTTGAAAAAGCAAAATGAACTAGTTGAAGCCTATCAGTTAGCCAACATGGACGAAGCTTTAGGGGTTAACGACCGTGTTGCACTTGCTCAAGCGAATAAAGTCATGAAAGAACGAATCAACGAAAAACACATGCGTAACGGTGTTTCTATCATAGATCCGTCTAATACGTATATTGAAAGTGACGTTCAAATCGGTCAAGATACGACAGTTGAACCTGGTGTCTACTTGAAAGGTGAGACAACGATTGGAGAGGAAGCTTTCATCGGTGCTCACTCTGTTATTGTAGACAGTACAGTTGGTGATCGAGTCAAAGTAACCAGCTCAATGCTTGAAGAATCTATTATGGGCAATGATAGTGATATTGGACCGAATAGTCATTTAAGACCGCAGACTGTGTTAGAAGAATCCGTTCATATCGGAAACTTTGTAGAAATTAAAAAAGCGACAGTTGGCAAAAATACGAAGATTGGTCATCTGACATATGTTGGAGATGCTGAACTTGGTGAAAACATCAACGTTGGATGTGGAACGATTTTCGTTAACTATGATGGAAAAAATAAACATAAAGTTATTGTGGGAGATAATTCTTTTATCGGATGTAATGCAAATCTGATTGCGCCAGTAACTGTAGAAAAAAATGCTTATATTGCTGCTGGATCAACGATTACAGATACGGTTCCTGAAAATTCTTTAGCGATTGCACGTGCTAGACAAACAATAAAAGAGTCCTATTTTACAAAAATGAAACAAAAAGATTAG
- a CDS encoding general stress protein — translation MKKDQTVIGSYKTEKEVMKVVDRLMSEGYLKDEITLFTDQKRRDSLKNPEHLDVAEPDINGNDADHGNEKTFWDSIKDAFKVREDHHFDDPNYTTEDDLLHHYRDNLSSGEIIVVVNNFKEKGSDHSSKQTDSSDEVQDLSQATGAMGSIAGFPEEGAVQGMTDGGQPPLEPEQSEGTPPELEDTTAQADVDHTQNKREKRINDEL, via the coding sequence ATGAAAAAAGATCAAACCGTTATTGGTAGCTACAAAACTGAAAAAGAAGTCATGAAAGTTGTCGATCGTTTAATGAGCGAAGGTTATTTGAAAGACGAAATCACGCTATTCACTGACCAAAAAAGAAGAGACTCTCTTAAAAATCCTGAGCATTTAGATGTGGCTGAGCCAGATATTAATGGCAATGATGCAGACCATGGAAATGAAAAAACTTTCTGGGATTCTATTAAAGATGCTTTTAAAGTAAGAGAAGATCATCATTTCGATGATCCTAATTATACAACTGAAGATGATTTGCTCCATCATTATAGAGATAACTTATCTTCAGGCGAGATTATTGTTGTTGTCAATAATTTTAAAGAGAAAGGTTCAGATCATTCTTCTAAACAAACTGATTCTTCAGACGAAGTTCAAGACCTTTCACAAGCAACAGGTGCTATGGGATCTATTGCTGGTTTCCCTGAAGAAGGCGCAGTTCAGGGAATGACTGACGGTGGACAACCACCTTTAGAGCCAGAACAGTCAGAGGGCACACCTCCAGAACTTGAAGATACAACTGCTCAGGCTGACGTAGACCATACTCAAAACAAAAGAGAAAAACGCATAAACGACGAACTTTAA
- the purR gene encoding pur operon repressor has product MKIKRSERLIDITNYLLEHPHTLVSLTFFSKRYESAKSSISEDLTIVKKTFLERGIGILETVPGAAGGARYIPKMKREDIEAFIEELSAELNHSERLLPGGYVYLSDMLGQPDWLRKIGRVIASFYMDKKIDAVMTVATKGVPIAQAVATYLNVPFVIVRRDSKVTEGSTVSINYVSGSSSQRVEKMELSRRSLKRGSRVLIVDDFLKGGGTVNGMKSLIEEFDAELVGATVIAENIYQGVRSIDNYTALLKVKSVDVEDRTIQVVPGNFLTSL; this is encoded by the coding sequence TTGAAGATAAAAAGAAGTGAAAGACTGATCGATATCACCAATTACTTGCTGGAGCATCCGCATACGTTAGTATCGCTTACGTTTTTCTCAAAAAGATATGAGTCTGCAAAATCTAGTATAAGTGAAGATTTGACGATTGTTAAAAAGACCTTTTTAGAAAGAGGGATCGGCATTCTAGAAACGGTTCCAGGAGCTGCTGGTGGTGCAAGATACATACCAAAAATGAAAAGAGAAGATATTGAAGCTTTCATTGAGGAACTGTCTGCAGAGCTAAATCATTCAGAACGATTATTGCCGGGCGGATATGTTTACTTATCGGATATGCTTGGTCAGCCAGACTGGTTAAGAAAGATTGGGCGAGTAATTGCGTCTTTTTATATGGATAAGAAAATTGATGCAGTGATGACTGTTGCAACTAAGGGTGTGCCGATTGCACAAGCTGTTGCGACTTATCTAAATGTACCTTTTGTGATTGTCCGTAGAGATTCAAAAGTAACAGAAGGATCCACTGTGAGTATCAATTATGTATCAGGATCTTCTTCACAGAGAGTAGAGAAGATGGAACTTTCTCGTCGTAGCCTTAAGAGGGGATCTAGAGTCTTGATTGTAGACGATTTCCTTAAAGGTGGAGGAACAGTCAACGGTATGAAGAGTTTGATAGAAGAATTTGATGCAGAGCTAGTAGGGGCTACTGTAATCGCAGAAAATATTTATCAAGGGGTGCGCTCTATTGATAATTATACAGCGCTGCTTAAAGTAAAGAGTGTAGACGTTGAGGATAGAACGATACAAGTTGTACCGGGGAACTTTTTGACATCATTATAA